The genomic stretch AGAGTCGTTTCCCTGAACAGACCGGGCTGagccatggcccagcctggccaggacATGATCCTTCCCCTCAGAtcacccagctccagctcagcccagaggagctgcgCCATGGATCCAGCGCTGGATCGATGCATGATaaccaaacccagccccaagCCCAGCCCCTGTAACGCCCCCTTTGTTCAAAGTGCATTTCAGACTGAGATGTAAACAGAATCATACAGAGAGGACAGAGAGGAGACAAGCGAAGGGTTCTAACCCCAGGGAGTACCTAGCGAGTGCGTGGGTtactgccaggggctgctgcagggctgcccctcACCCCTCACTGCCCCAGGGCCGGCAGCAGGTCGGCGATGCTGTCCACGTAGAAATCGGGGACCAGGCCGTGCCTGGCGGGACAGCCGCTGTCCTGGTGGCCCCGCACCTCGTCCAGGGCCGTCACCCCGGTCAGCGTGAGCAGCGTGGTCAGCCCGCAGCTGTTGCCCATCAGGATGTCCGTGTCCAGCCTGTCCCCCACCATGATGGTGCGAGCGGGGTCCACCGGGAACTCCTGCGCCACGCAGTCGAACATGAAGCGGTTGGGCTTGCCCACGATGAACGCCTCGCGCTGCGCCGCCGTCTCCACGGCCTTCACCAGGCACCCTGTCCCTGGGGAACAGACAGAGGGATGGATTAGGGACAGGCAGAGTGTCCAGGGCCTTCCCCAGGCACCCTGTCCCTGGGGAACAGACAGAGGGATGGATTAGGGATAGGCAGAGTGTCCGGGGCCTTCCCCAGGCATCCCAGCCTTCACCAGGCATCCTGTCCCTGGGGAAACACAGAGAGGGATTAGGGACAAGAGTCTCCACAGCCTTCACCAGGCACCCGGCGGGATCATGCAGAGGGATTAGAGACAGAAGGCTCTCAGCACCCACACGAGCCAGGACAAATCCGCTCAGGTCACTGGGAATGGACGCCTCAGCTTTGCAGGCAGAGGGACGGGTGGGTCCCAGGGGAAGTGGTGCTTAAAGCCTGCCAGGAGGTGGGAATTCCGTCCCGCAGTGTCGAAAGGGAACTGCCATTCCCAAGAAAAGGATCAATAAGGATTCCCTCTCTTTCCTCCGGGGTGCTGTGGAGGAAAGGCTCCGGGACACCGAGGCTGCCTCAAAGAATCCCAGGATAGCTGGAGGGGACCTCTGGAGACCATCCAGTCCAACGCCCGTACCAGGCAGGGCCACCTGGATTAGGTGACACAGGAATGTGCCAAGGCGAGTCTGGAACATCTCCAGACAGAGACTCCGtgacctccctgggcagctgctccagggctccgCCACTCCCCAGGGAAAAGGTCCTTCCTGAGGCTGAGCTGGAACTTTCTGCGTTTTACCACCACGACCCCGAGGCACGGAGAGCGCCCCTCCCCGGGCCCACCCGCtccgccccccggccccgcgcacCGGGGATGCCGGCGCCGCCCTCGAGCGGCAGCCGGTGGTCGCGGTTGGTGCCGACCAGGAGGCACTCGGGGCCGCCGCGCAGGAGGTACCGCAGcgcctggcacagcttggcgTAGCTGAAGTGCTCGTCGAAGCCCACGAGCACGGCGCGCACGGCGGGCTCCAGCGGCGCCTGCACCCAGTCGGCGGGCGCGGGCCCGGGCAGGGCGGCGGGCCCGGTGCCCACGTGCGGGATGCCCACGGCCTCCAGCTCGGCGGCCagcgcggcgctgcccagcacgtaggcggcggcgccgggcggcAGCGCCTGCCGCAGGTAGCGGGCGGCGCAGAAGGCCGAGCTGAAGATGTGCCGGGGCTCGGCGGGCGGGAAGCCCAGGCGCCGCAGCTTCTCGGTGTAGGCCGCGCGCGTCCGCCCGCTGTTGTTAGTCACGTAGCACAGCCGCTTGCCCGCCGCCGCCAGCCGctccagcgccgccgccgcgccgctcACGGCCGCCTCGCCCCGCCACAGGACGCCGTCGCAGTCGAAGAGCAGCGTGTCGGCGTTGGCGAGCGCGGCCCGCGCCGCCTCGCCCTCCAgccgccggcagcgccgcgggCCGCCCGCCGCCATCCCGTCCGCCATGGCCGCGCCGCCGCGCCCGAGCGCCCCGCGGACCCCATTGGCCCTGccgcgccccgcgcccgccgcccgcgcctCCCCATTGGCCGCGCCCCGCACGGACCGCGTCCCCATTGGGCGGCGCTGCCGGAGGCcacgcccgccccgccgggagCCGGCGCCCGGTGTCCCCCCCCTCCGTCCTCCCGCGCGTCGCCGCCGATGGCGCCTGGCGCGCCGCGCTGTCATTGGCCGCCCGGCCCGAGGGCCCGCCCCCCGCGCGCTGCTATTGGCCAGGGCGCCCCGGCGCTCGTTCGGTAACGCGTTGGGCAACTCCGCGGTAACTCCTCGGGAACTGCTCGGGCTCCGCTCCGCCGGGGCTCAGGGCTCGGCGGTCACCGGGGGCAGCGGAGGGACCGTGCTCCGACACCGCCCGCCGGCGCCCGGAACCTCCGCGCGGCGGGCGCGTTCCCCGCCGAGCCCCGTCCCGTTGTTATGACGACACGGCCGTAAAGCCGCCATCTTGCGGCGCGTTGCGACACGGGGGCCGCGATGGCAACGGGCGCGGGGCCGGCTGCGCTTACGGCAGaagcggccgggccgggccggggcgcggCCGCCGCGGGCTCCgggccccccgcgccccccgccgcccTCATCGGCCTCCAGCCGCCCTTCGGCGAGCAAGGTACCGCCCTCACGGCGCCCCGGCCGGCGCTGCCGGGCCTGGGGGCGGCGCGGCCCGCTGGGTGAGGTGGCCGGCCCGGTGCCGCCAGCGGGGCGGGAGGCGGACGGGTCTCGGCGTGCCTCGGCCGGGGTCTCCCCGCTCCCCTCCCTCATCCCCCGggcggagcggcggggccgggtgGTGTATGCCGGTGccgggaggggctggggggctgctgggACGGGATCCCGGGGCAGGGAGCGGAGACACACCGAACGCCCGGTGCCTCGGGCCTGTCCCGCGTCCCGTGTCCCGCCCCGCTGACGGCGCTTTCCCCGCAGACGAGGATGACGTGCACAAGTGCGGGCGCTGCCAGTCGGAGttcagctccctgcaggagtTCGTGCAGCACAAGCTGCAGAAGGGCTGCCAGCGCCCTCCCGACCCGCTCGCCGGGCTCCTCGGCCACGAAGGACAAAAGGTGACCgcggcctctcccagccggggcTGGAAATGATTGGGATGCTACGGGCTGTTGGGttggaggggagggagcagcgTGCTCGGgcaagcaggacctgcctgcTGAAAggtgctctgtgccagcaggtGGTTCCTGCTGTCGAGGAGTCCATCACTGTTGCTCACATTGTTGTCGAAGCATCTTCCATAGCAGAGGAGATCAGCGACGCCTCGGCCATCGTAGGTGAGCTCTGGGGTGCCTTGGTGTGCCCGGGGCGTCTGGTAGCTGTTCCCTCATCTGTGACCTCTTCTGATGGCTTTGGGTCGTGGTTGGGTGGGTGACACCTCTGTgtcactgggatttggggctgttcctgcagagctctgggaggcAGCCCTGGGCCAGCCCTGGAATCCTCCCCCATCAGGGCCATGGAATAGTCATGGGATGGGCTGGGTTGGGAGGGCcctcaaagcccacccagtgccacccttgcCATGtttagggacaccttccactgtcccagggtgctccaagccctgtccagcctggccttgggcactgccagggatccaggggcagccacagctgctctgggcacctgtgccagggcctgcccaccctcccagggaacaattcctttgCAATATCTATTGCAAACCTACCCTCCTTCAGCCTAATTAATACAACTAATTAATACAAATTAGATGTTAAGCTCTGTTCCAGAAGTGCCCATTTTATGCTGCCATAATGAGAAGGTTGCAAAGATTCAAGTGGCAggtttaaaatatcttttctccttcttcgTGCATGACATGCTGAGACAGTAGATGATGGTTTGTTGTCCTGTAAAGAAGCCGACTGTGTCCCCACCTTTTCCCAGGCAGTGGGCACATCAAAGAGGTCATTGTAGCAGGAGACCATGTGTTTGAGAACCCGAATGGCCACGTGGATGGGGAGGTCAGTGAGGAGCAGGACGCTTCCAGCGAGCTGACCAAGGTCAAGCTGCAGGTGAACAAGGAGGGGCGATACGTGTGTGAGCTGTGCCAGAAGACATTTAAAACTGTGAGTATCCCCTCTGCTGTTGTGGGCTAGGGAGCCTTTTAGGCTGGCTGTGAACCTTAGAAGAGCTCCCTAGACTCAGTAGCAGTGGGCTTTACTGCCTGCCCTTCCCAGAGGGAAGTTCTGCTTTCACAAGGAGCCTTGTTGTTCTTTACAGCCAAAATGTAAAATCTTTAAACTATTTGGAAATTCTTTCCCTAGGCCAGCATCCTCAAAGCTCACATGATCACCCACAGCAGCAAGAAGGACTATGAGTGTAAACTCTGTGGGACTTCCTTTAGGACAAAGGGGTCTCTGATCCGACACCATCGGCGGCAC from Ammospiza caudacuta isolate bAmmCau1 chromosome 17, bAmmCau1.pri, whole genome shotgun sequence encodes the following:
- the PGP gene encoding glycerol-3-phosphate phosphatase; the encoded protein is MGTRSVRGAANGEARAAGAGRGRANGVRGALGRGGAAMADGMAAGGPRRCRRLEGEAARAALANADTLLFDCDGVLWRGEAAVSGAAAALERLAAAGKRLCYVTNNSGRTRAAYTEKLRRLGFPPAEPRHIFSSAFCAARYLRQALPPGAAAYVLGSAALAAELEAVGIPHVGTGPAALPGPAPADWVQAPLEPAVRAVLVGFDEHFSYAKLCQALRYLLRGGPECLLVGTNRDHRLPLEGGAGIPGTGCLVKAVETAAQREAFIVGKPNRFMFDCVAQEFPVDPARTIMVGDRLDTDILMGNSCGLTTLLTLTGVTALDEVRGHQDSGCPARHGLVPDFYVDSIADLLPALGQ